The nucleotide sequence ACAGGACTTTTATAGGATTAAAGAAGTTTTGTTAAGAAGTGTGTTCTAGGTGAAAGAAGCAAATGACCCTCCAACGTTTTCTGTATCTCACAGGTCAAGGGGGGTATGCTTACCTGAAAGAATGGCTGTGGTGGGCAGGACTAATTTCAAGTAAGTGAATGATTCACGGACTTAATTCTGCAAAATGGGCAACACGGTCAGCTGATTTCTTTTCACTTGGTTACGCTGCTCACAAGCCATGCCCCAGAAACATAGTGGTCTTTGTTTTTCAAGGGGGACATGAGGCTCCTGTgggtttggtatttttgctggTGACGTTGCAGTAGATGCAGCAACCACACCATATCTTTGAAGTGCACATTCCTCCAAAGAGCACATTTGCACATGTGGGTTGGAAGAGaatcatttttcagtgtttaacCAGCTGCAACCGCTATGAATGTGTGGACACTGATGGTCATGTTTATATTCTAGTGGGAGCTGGAGAGGCCGCTAACTTCGCTGCATATGCATTTGCGCCAGCCACACTGGTGACTCCTCTTGGCGCATTGAGTGTGCTTGTGAGGTAATTGTCTTTGtcttgagttttattttgcagtaCTTGAGgctaagtctggtgatattctattttttcttattgtcaatagATCcagtgaaaagaccaaaaccaacaatgaattgatcccaCTATTATGTAACTATGTATagctaaagcctgatatagcttattcctctgtgttatagacctccattgttatccaaaaactgttaaaaacacaccatTGAGCCACCTTGTTGCTCTGGGTGACacgttccttcattaccatgaacatgggcatttatagtttattttgagtctaTCTCATGTACACCATCCTGGCGATGTAAATACTCTTATTATAtttacttgtgaccccttatcACAGGTTAGGGCCTTACTGTGGACATATATTGTGAGAAGCTCAACAAGAAAGTGATTTTTCCCTCTGACTTtttgatttgaatattttttacaggcctgaaaatgtaaaagtaagattagaggaaagtcaatcaccagacttatccttttaATATGTAGTAGCAACATTTGTGCTAACTCTCTGTGTCTGCataatttgtttttccttccagTGCCGTGCTCTCCTCTTATTTTCTGAATGAAAGGCTGAATGTGCATGGGAAGATTGGTTGTTTGCTCTGCGTCTTGGGCTCCACAGTGATGGTGATCCATGCTCCGCAGGAAGAGGAAGTTTCTTCACTCAGTGCCATGGCTGAGAAGCTCAGAGACCCAGGTAGGACCAGCCCTTCATCAGTGTGATTTCATTAACCATGCTGTGGAAACTGAATCCCAGATAAGGGGTGGATGGACTTTTTTCAGGATACTAACTCATTCTTGGATGCTTCCACTAGGTTTcattgtgtttgctgtgtgcGTTGTGGGAAGCAGCCTGGTTCTTATCTTTGCTGTGGCTCCACGGTTTGGACAGAAGAATGTGATGGTCTACATCCTGAtctgctctgtgattggctccctctctgtgtcttgtGTCAAGGGCCTGGGAATTGGCATTAAGGAGCTGTTTGCTGGGACAGCAGTGCTGAAGGAACCCCTGTTCTGGTCCTTAGTCATCTGCCTGGTAATCTGTGTCAGCGTTCAATTAAATTACCTGAACAAAGCCCTcgacatctttaacacctccATAGTAACTCCCATCTACTATGTCTTCTTCACCACCTCTGTCATGGCCTGCTCAGCCATCCTCTTCAAGGAATGGTTGAGTATGACCACTGATGGAGTAGTGGGAACGATTAGCGGGTTCCTCACCATCATTTTGGGGATCTTCCTTCTCCATGCCTTCAAGGACATTACATTTAACTGGGATTCCCTCCCATTCTACTTGAGGAAGGGCCCTCAGGGCTTTCCATGGGGGCAGCAGCCTTACATGGCTCTTCCCAGCCACGACACCCAAGCAGAGGATGAGATGAAGCTGCCCAGAGAAGGAGGCTCAAAGGGGGGGTGGAGTACGCACCAAAGAGCTCCTTAAAGAGGACCAATAGTCTTTACTTACAGAAATTGCTTATTGCAATTCTTaagctttaaaggtggggtatgtgattctggagaaaccCAGAACAACGACAgaacaagtaatgtaactaacgttagctaggttgtggattagcaaactgtccctatagttgctgctgcaaagctaacagccagagagggagTGATGTTTttcagagccagcaaaccagctccaaacagcgatactcacaactctcctgctactatagctaacatcacaacaacagcatatctttggcaaactagaaagtaagctgaatgtccgtgggcaagtcattaaacgttacctgacacacaaatcatggctggaatagtgctgtgtggctcggtctgagccactttgtttcccatttacagagccagggctgtgtacaaacaccagattttttttttcagcgcacacactgaatgaactagtggaccgtgaggagatattcgctgaatttgacaaaaagacgtatATTGGATTAGAAcagcataccccacctttaatgcaCATCACAGCTTTACAGTGTGACAAGTTAGTTTACTAAATCTTCTGTCTTACACAATGCAGTATGCACTGAATGAACAAAGTTACCTAAAGTGAGCATAATGTCCCTGTCAGCACACTGGATTTCATATAAAATGTACATTCTTAATTGCACATGATTGTGTATCCACATCTTTTTCcctttggttaaaaaaaagacaaaggacAGAATTATAATCTGTAGTATAATTTATATCAATGTAAATGTCTGTTGCAGTACtgtgtaggtttttttttttaacagtataTTAAGTAAAGAAAATTAAAGGTTGAATATTAGCCTGCATAAGCAAGATTGTTACTTGCCTTCTGTTACTGAAAACAATAACCTTATTCATAGTTTTGCACTTTTAACCTTAGCATATATTGTACAAATGATTTTACAACCAGTGTAAAGCTAGAAAACTTGATTAGCTCTGAATGCATTTCAATCATGTTGTTGAACAAGTTTGAATAATTCCTCTGATGAGTTCCTGTAATACCTCAGTGTTATATACAAACTGCACCAAAGAATGTTCTCTGTATAAATGAATTCCCAACATGTGCCAAGCTGTAACATAGCTCTGATGTaactgcactttgtgtgtttgataaTGCTGATTAAAACATAACTACAACATTACTTGACTTCACACTTTTCCAAGAGATACAGAattatttggcattttgtttATTGCATATGTACAGTCCAGAACCTTACGCCACTTCAGTCAAGACAATGTTAGTTCTCTTAAATTACAGCAGAGTGTATGGTGAATCCTTGTGGCTGTCAAAAACAGCTGGCAAGCCGAATGTCCCGGATACATCATCTCCCACACTTAACCCACTAGTTAAAGTGGTGGATATTAACATATTTAAGCTCAGTTTGACCAATGAACTGACTtgacaaacaaaaccaacataAGGTCAGTGCTACAGCAACAGATCACAATCTAAACGCTTTGCAACACTCATATCCTGTTAAGTGGAGGACAAAAAACCCCATAGACTTCTGCATGAGTCCATACATGATGTTAATCTCAGGCACTTGTATCAAAAGTAACACTTATTGTTGTTCCTTTTTCCATTTGAAGGGACAGTTCTGCAACATACAAACAGCTGCGTCAGGACCACACGGCCTCGTCACAGAGTAGGGGCCGCGTTGCATGTGTCTTGTCAGTCCTTTCAGTGACAGTTTTTAGTCTGACATGGTCTCAGAGAATGAGCCCCTGCTCCTCTGAGTCTGTTCCAGTCTGTTTAGGATGAACTGGCTGGTGTCAATAAATCGCTCCACACAGTTAACGAAACACACTTCTGTCCTTGAGTCCAGCTTTGGCCCGGGTTTATCCATACATTTCTcctggagacagagacagaccaATTCAAGCGAGGTGCAACGGATGATACAGTGTATTAGAAGTACTACATCATTTTTAGCACAAAAACTCGTCTGTTCAAAACGTGATAAATGGACGTTACAGTAAATACTGGTTGTATTACAGTATCGCGTGGCCTGTGACTTCAGCACTCAGTACCTTACGTCGTCATTAGGTCACATAACGTTCAAATCGTTATCAAAACATATAACTGGCTGGACTCAATGATATGGTCTGTCAGAGTTAGGTAGATATCCTTAAATTAAACTAGGACATGACTGTAAGCTACAATGCCTTGCAGTTTGCCTCAGTGATTTACATTCATACTAGTCATCTAACATACAGATATATCATTAGCTAGCACACACATAAGTCATGACAACAATTAAGCTACAGAGGCTGTAACATTTCCTGTCACGTTCTTTAAACCCTTGTCTGTTTCTTTTACACCTTCACGAGGATTATTTCTTACTAACGTTAACGGTTTTATCTCAAAATGAATGTCTCAACAGAGAGATtactggctaacgttagctaaacaaAGTGCAAATGCTGACTTCATTGACGAACAAACCAAGTGCCGGTAAGTGATAAAGGTCCAGATTTACAGAAGTATATAAAATGTGGCGATTAGCGCCACCTCCTG is from Siniperca chuatsi isolate FFG_IHB_CAS linkage group LG8, ASM2008510v1, whole genome shotgun sequence and encodes:
- the zgc:101583 gene encoding magnesium transporter NIPA2 isoform X1; amino-acid sequence: MTRKYRNDGQPIRCFTSCSQLTTTNGFDVTTEMEVNRLDFYIGLSLAMGSSAFIGASFILKKKGLLRLASKGSMRAGQGGYAYLKEWLWWAGLISMGAGEAANFAAYAFAPATLVTPLGALSVLVSAVLSSYFLNERLNVHGKIGCLLCVLGSTVMVIHAPQEEEVSSLSAMAEKLRDPGFIVFAVCVVGSSLVLIFAVAPRFGQKNVMVYILICSVIGSLSVSCVKGLGIGIKELFAGTAVLKEPLFWSLVICLVICVSVQLNYLNKALDIFNTSIVTPIYYVFFTTSVMACSAILFKEWLSMTTDGVVGTISGFLTIILGIFLLHAFKDITFNWDSLPFYLRKGPQGFPWGQQPYMALPSHDTQAEDEMKLPREGGSKGGWSTHQRAP
- the zgc:101583 gene encoding magnesium transporter NIPA2 isoform X2, with translation MEVNRLDFYIGLSLAMGSSAFIGASFILKKKGLLRLASKGSMRAGQGGYAYLKEWLWWAGLISMGAGEAANFAAYAFAPATLVTPLGALSVLVSAVLSSYFLNERLNVHGKIGCLLCVLGSTVMVIHAPQEEEVSSLSAMAEKLRDPGFIVFAVCVVGSSLVLIFAVAPRFGQKNVMVYILICSVIGSLSVSCVKGLGIGIKELFAGTAVLKEPLFWSLVICLVICVSVQLNYLNKALDIFNTSIVTPIYYVFFTTSVMACSAILFKEWLSMTTDGVVGTISGFLTIILGIFLLHAFKDITFNWDSLPFYLRKGPQGFPWGQQPYMALPSHDTQAEDEMKLPREGGSKGGWSTHQRAP
- the timm8a gene encoding mitochondrial import inner membrane translocase subunit Tim8 A: MDGQGATADPQLQHFIEIESQKQRFQQLVHQMTEVCWEKCMDKPGPKLDSRTEVCFVNCVERFIDTSQFILNRLEQTQRSRGSFSETMSD